The genomic window TACCTCGATGTCTCCCTGGTTCGCCAGGAAGAGATCGTAGGGGAAGAAGGTCAACGTCTCGTCCAGGAACGATAGCTCGTACTCCTGGGCGAATCCCTCGTCTCCGAGCGTTGCCCGGGCGATGCTTATAACCTCCGGGTCCAGGTCCGGGCAGTCCTGCCACGGTGTCTCCATCCGTCTGAACTGCGGGAACTGCTCCCGGTCCGTCCACATCCTGTGGAACATGCCCCGCTGGCCGAGCGGCGTGGACACGATGTATAACCCGCCGTGTTTGGACCGGGATATTCTGGGGAGCGCCGCGGCCATTAGCGCCTTGTCGTCCGCGACGTGGGCGAACTCGTCAAGCATCAGGTCGCTGAACCGCCCCGAGCGCACCGTCCCCGGGTTGACCGGGAGGATCGAGATGGAACCGCCATGCCTGAACGCTAAACGAGTCGTGGTTTTCACGCGCGTCGGTAACCGCCAGGCCGACGGCAGTTCCTCCCACATCATGAGGACTTCCTCTAGCCACTCTTTACCCTGGCGCTCGCCGGCGGCGAGATAACCCCATCGCGTAGCCGGGTCGAACAAGGCCTTATAGAGCGCCCTGCATCCCAAGCCCCAGCTCGCCCCGGTCTGACGGGCCTTCAGCCACAAAACGAATCGGTCGGGGCAGGTAAGCACTTGGCGTTGGTACGGATAAAACCGTATAGGCTCGCCGTTTATCCGGCCGACGGTCTCGAAGAACTCCACGGAATTACGAGGGCCGTCATGCCTCATCTGGTCCCCCGTCACGCCACGCGAGAAGAGCCCGCCCTTCCGCTCCCTCGGCACTCGTGAACGCCTCCACGAATGCCTGCGCACCCTCGATGTTGGAGGCGCGCGCTTTTTCGAGGATTTTTTCTTGTAACTCTGGAGCATCTTGAAGTAGGAAATAGAGGAACAGCCCCAACTTTTCGAGGCTCGTTTCTGGGAACGCCTCAAGTTCTAGCTTGGTGAGCTCCCGTAGTTCGCGGATGGCCCGCATGGCCACCTCCGGCTCCACGGCTCTTTCACCCGAGAGTATCTGTGTAATTCCGTCCAGGACGGTAATCGAGAGCATCTTGTGCATGAGCTGGATGTTGCCGCCGTAATAGTCGCGGATGTGCTTCAGCCGCTCGTCGGCGAGGTCCAACATCCCCTCGAAGCTGCCCATCCGGTGGAACCGGGAATGGTGGCTCACGTTCGAGGCGTTGAGTGCGAGCTCCGGGGCGTGCTCCTTCGCCCACGCCAGGACCTTGGCCTGCTTGGCGCCGTCGTCGAGCATCGCGTCTATCGCGGCCCGGTGCGGCGAAGCGCAGATTTTGCACCGCGCGTTCGGCATCCCAAGAACCGTCGGGGCTTTCCGGCGTTTAGGAGGTGACACGGCACTTCTCCACGTAATCGCGGACGTCGCTCTCATGGACCCACAGCACCGCCCCGAGCTTCCACGCGGGGAACCGCCCCTCCTGGACATAGCGTCGAGCCGTGCGGATGCTCACCCGCAGCAGGGCCGCCGCCCTGCGGATGGTTATCATGCCCTCGGGGTCTGCTGCGGGGTAGTCAGGCATTTATAAGTCCGGGGTCGGGAGGACCCGACCCGTTAGGCGGGTGCGCCCGCCGGCTCTTCCGTGCGGACCTGCCCGAGCGTCGGCAGGAAGACCATCCCCGGCGCCGGTGCGAACCGCACACTCGGGGAGACCTTCAGTTCGACGTGCGGCCGGACGGCCTGCGCCGTCGGATCGTCCGCGTCAGGCAGGAGATTCTTCATCCGGTCCGTCGGCGTCAGGGCCACCGTCCGGGTGACGAAGTCCGAGAAACGATCCCCAAGGATTGCCCGGAGCGGGTCCTCCGAGGAGGGATCGATCCCCAGGCGCTCCTGGAAGGTCTTTTTGATCCGGCCGTAAGTTCGGCTC from bacterium includes these protein-coding regions:
- a CDS encoding terminase family protein, with the translated sequence MEFFETVGRINGEPIRFYPYQRQVLTCPDRFVLWLKARQTGASWGLGCRALYKALFDPATRWGYLAAGERQGKEWLEEVLMMWEELPSAWRLPTRVKTTTRLAFRHGGSISILPVNPGTVRSGRFSDLMLDEFAHVADDKALMAAALPRISRSKHGGLYIVSTPLGQRGMFHRMWTDREQFPQFRRMETPWQDCPDLDPEVISIARATLGDEGFAQEYELSFLDETLTFFPYDLFLANQGDIEV
- a CDS encoding helix-turn-helix domain-containing protein, with amino-acid sequence MPDYPAADPEGMITIRRAAALLRVSIRTARRYVQEGRFPAWKLGAVLWVHESDVRDYVEKCRVTS